A segment of the Terribacillus aidingensis genome:
CAAGTCTGTGACGAAAATCGTGACGATTGAAGCGGGCGGCATTGCTCCAGCGCTAATGGCTGGCCTTGCTTTCAACGTGCCGGTAGTGTATGCAAAAAAACAGAAGTCACTGACAATGAAAGGTGATGTTTATGTGGAATCTGTCTATTCGTTCACAAAGCAAGTGCATTCAGATGTGACGATCTCTAAGGATAGATTATCACCGGAGGATCACGTGCTGATTATCGATGACTTTCTTGCAAACGGAGAAGCAGCAGCCGGTTTAATCAGTATTCTTAATCAAGCTGGTGCCACTGTTGCTGGTATCGGGATTGTCATCGAGAAAAGCTTTCAAAGAGGTAGAACTCGCCTGGAGGAACTAGGTATTGAAGTAGTATCCCTTGCCCGTATTGCACGCATAGGTGAAGGGAAAATAGAATTTTTGAACTCATAACTTGATAGGATGATAGTTTGTGACTTACATATTGACCTTATTGCCAATCTTCGGTATTTTTCTTCTTGGTTTTGTTGGACAGAAGCTTTTGAAATTCGACATCCGAAGCATTTCGAAGATGTCGGTTTATCTGCTGTCCCCTGTATTGGCTTTCCAAACGTTCTATGAAAATCGTCTAAGTGCTGATTATATTTATTTGGCTGTTTTTGTTGTCGGTATTTGTCTGGCGCTGGTGCTGATCTGCTATGTAATCAGTCTTTTGCGCGGATATGACCGCCAGGATACTTATAGCTTGATGCTTGGCGCCTCATTTATGAACAATGGCAATTACGGAACGCCGCTTGTCTTATTCGTGTTCGGTGCAGCGGGCTTCGATTATGCGGTTATCCTGCTTGTACTGCAGCAGCTCGTCATGGTGACGATCGGCGTCTTTATTGCTGCCAAAGGTGGAGGGGCTGTACTGTCGCCTCGTGCTACGTTCCTTTCCGTCTTGAAAATACCAATTATCTACGGAGCGATACTTGGTGTATTGTTCCAGTTGTTATCCGTCCCGCTTAGCGGTCCAATTACTGAAGCTGTCCACCTTGTGGCTGATGCGGCAATCCCTACAGTAATGATCGTGCTTGGTATGCAGCTTGCTAATATCTCATTGAAATCCTTTGAATATGAACGTCTTACTTATGCGCTTGTCCTGAAGCTGCTTATCTCACCGGCGATCGCATATTTATTCACACTGATCCTGCCAGTAGATGACATGGTCAAACAAATCATGATTTTGGTCGCCGCAATGCCGACAGCGGCGAATACGACTCTTTACGCACTCGAATTTGGCGCTAAACCTGCTTATGTATCGAGTACAACACTGATCAGTACGTTGCTCAGTCTAATTACCTTACCTGTTTTATTGTATGTATTAATATAAAGAGGCCAGTTTCCTGGCCTCTTTTCTTATGCTTTCTTTGTAAACAGTTTTATTAGGGCTTGCGTGCCGAGATCCTCATCGCCATTTTCGGCAAGACGTTCATATAAGGAGAGGCTTAGTTCCAGTCCAGGTGTTGTCATACCCATTTCCTTAGCTGCTTCCAGAGCGAGTTTCATGTCCTTGATGAAATGTTTCACATAGAAACCAGGGTCATAATCTCCTTTGATCATCCGGGGAGCAAGGTTGCTCAAGCTGAAGCTGCCGGCAGCGCCTGTCGTTATTGACTGGAGCACCTTGGATGGGTCCATGCCTGCGTGCTCTGCATACGCGATCGCTTCACAAACGCCGACCATATTGCTCGCAATGGTTACCTGATTGATCAGCTTCGTATGCTGTC
Coding sequences within it:
- a CDS encoding AEC family transporter; the protein is MTYILTLLPIFGIFLLGFVGQKLLKFDIRSISKMSVYLLSPVLAFQTFYENRLSADYIYLAVFVVGICLALVLICYVISLLRGYDRQDTYSLMLGASFMNNGNYGTPLVLFVFGAAGFDYAVILLVLQQLVMVTIGVFIAAKGGGAVLSPRATFLSVLKIPIIYGAILGVLFQLLSVPLSGPITEAVHLVADAAIPTVMIVLGMQLANISLKSFEYERLTYALVLKLLISPAIAYLFTLILPVDDMVKQIMILVAAMPTAANTTLYALEFGAKPAYVSSTTLISTLLSLITLPVLLYVLI
- a CDS encoding xanthine phosphoribosyltransferase, which translates into the protein MELLQKAIQERGTIIGDTIVKVDSFLNHEMDTALLYQIGKEFRRQFQHKSVTKIVTIEAGGIAPALMAGLAFNVPVVYAKKQKSLTMKGDVYVESVYSFTKQVHSDVTISKDRLSPEDHVLIIDDFLANGEAAAGLISILNQAGATVAGIGIVIEKSFQRGRTRLEELGIEVVSLARIARIGEGKIEFLNS